A window from Salvelinus sp. IW2-2015 linkage group LG5, ASM291031v2, whole genome shotgun sequence encodes these proteins:
- the LOC111963831 gene encoding ectoderm-neural cortex protein 1 codes for MKMSVCVHENRKSRASTGSMNIYLFHKSSYADSVLMHLNTLRQQRLFTDVLLHAGSRSFPCHRAVLAACSRYFEAMFSGGLKESQASEVDFRDSIHPEVLELLLDYAYTSRVVIKEENAESLLEAGDMLEFQDXRDACAEFLERNLHPSNCLGMLLLSDAHQCTKLSELSWGMCLSNFPTICKTEDFLQLPKDMVVQLLSHEELETEDERLVYEAALNWVNYDLERRHCNLPELLQTVRLALLPAIFLMENVSTEELINDQLKSKELVDEAIHCKLKILQNDGVVKSPCARPRKTSHALFLLGGQTFMCDKLYLVDQKAKEIIPKADIPSPRKEFSACAIGCNVYVTGGRGSENGVSKDVWVYDTLHEEWSKAAPMLIARFGHGSAELKHCLYVVGGHTAGTGCLPASPSVSLKQVEQFDPVANKWTMVAPLREGVSNAAVVSVKLKLFAFGGTSVTHDKLPKVQCYDPQENRWTVPASCPQPWRYTAAAVLGNQIFVMGGDTEFSACSAYKFSSDTYQWTKVGDVTAKRMSCQAVASGNKLLRQHLETSPCLSCKGSWDSLTPPSQPPSHEISLFCIIHWIGTSCLCKKN; via the exons ATGAAAATGTCTGTCTGCGTCCACGAGAACCGCAAGTCGCGTGCCAGCACCGGCTCCATGAACATCTACCTGTTCCACAAGTCATCGTATGCCGACAGCGTCCTCATGCACCTGAACACACTGCGGCAGCAGCGTCTCTTCACCGACGTCCTCCTCCATGCCGGMAGTCGCTCCTTCCCCTGCCACCGTGCTGTGCTGGCTGCCTGCAGCCGCTACTTTGAG GCCATGTTCTCTGGCGGGCTGAAGGAGAGCCAGGCCAGCGAGGTGGACTTCAGGGACTCCATCCACCCGGAGGTCCTGGAGCTCTTATTAGACTATGCTTACACGTCCCGGGTTGTCATCAARGAGGAGAATGCAGAGTCCCTCCTTGAGGCCGGGGACATGCTGGAGTTCCAGGACATRCGGGACGCCTGCGCCGAGTTCCTGGAGAGGAACCTGCACCCGTCCAACTGCCTGGGCATGCTGCTGCTGTCCGACGCTCACCAGTGTACGAAGCTGTCTGAGCTCTCCTGGGGCATGTGCCTCAGCAACTTCCCCACCATCTGCAAGACAGAGGATTTCCTCCAGCTTCCCAAAGACATGGTGGTGCAGCTCCTGTCCCACGAGGAGCtggagacagaggatgagaggcTGGTCTACGAGGCTGCCCTCAACTGGGTCAACTACGACTTGGAGAGGAGGCACTGCAACCTGCCTGAGCTGCTGCAGACCGTCCGCCTGGCTCTACTCCCTGCCATCTTCCTCATGGAGAATGTGTCCACAGAGGAGCTGATCAATGACCAGTTGAAGAGCAAAGAGCTGGTGGACGAGGCTATCCACTGCAAGCTGAAGATCCTTCAGAACGATGGTGTGGTGAAAAGCCCCTGCGCCCGGCCCAGGAAGACCAGCCACGCCCTGTTCCTGCTGGGAGGACAGACCTTTATGTGTGACAAGCTGTACCTGGTGGACCAGAAGGCCAAGGAGATCATCCCCAAGGCAGACATCCCCAGCCCCAGGAAGGAGTTCAGCGCCTGCGCCATCGGCTGTAATGTCTATGTGACTGGCGGGAGGGGCTCAGAGAACGGCGTGTCCAAAGACGTGTGGGTCTACGACACCTTGCACGAGGAGTGGTCCAAGGCGGCGCCCATGCTCATCGCTCGCTTCGGCCACGGCTCGGCCGAGCTGAAACACTGCCTCTACGTAGTTGGAGGACACACGGCCGGCACCGGCTGCCTCCCCGCCTCGCCCTCAGTGTCCCTGAAACAGGTGGAGCAGTTCGACCCGGTGGCCAATAAATGGACCATGGTGGCGCCGCTGAGGGAGGGCGTGAGCAACGCAGCGGTGGTCAGCGTCAAGCTGAAACTCTTTGCCTTCGGAGGCACAAGCGTCACCCACGACAAACTACCCAAGGTGCAGTGCTATGACCCGCAGGAGAACCGCTGGACGGTGCCCGCCTCCTGCCCACAGCCCTGGCGCTACACTGCCGCTGCTGTCCTTGGGAACCAGATATTTGTGATGGGTGGGGACACGGAGTTCTCAGCGTGCTCAGCCTATAAGTTCAGCAGCGACACGTACCAGTGGACTAAAGTGGGAGACGTGACAGCCAAGAGAATGAGCTGCCAGGCCGTGGCGTCAGGTAACAAACT CCTTCGTCAGCACCTGGAAACATCTCCCTGCCTGAGCTGCAAGGGATCCTGGGATAGCCTGACACCTCCATCCCAACCCCCCTCCCATGAG